The Streptococcus pantholopis genome has a segment encoding these proteins:
- the aroD gene encoding type I 3-dehydroquinate dehydratase: MKIVVPVMPRSLEEVQAFELSQFETADIVEWRADFLNKDDIMTVAPAIFEKFAGFEILFTLRTTKEGGNIDLSDEEYLGLIKGISSIYNPDYIDFEYFTHMEAFQEMLDYPNLVLSYHNFHETPENIMEAFSELTALAPRVVKIAVMPKSEQDVLDLMNYTRGFKTLNPEQLYATMSMGKLGRISRMCGDLVGSSWSFASLEQVSAPGQIALPDMRKIKEILDAD, encoded by the coding sequence GAAGAAGTTCAAGCGTTTGAACTTTCCCAATTTGAAACGGCTGATATTGTTGAGTGGCGGGCAGATTTTTTAAATAAAGATGATATTATGACGGTTGCTCCGGCTATTTTTGAAAAATTTGCCGGCTTTGAAATCCTTTTTACGCTCCGAACGACCAAAGAAGGCGGCAACATTGACTTGTCTGATGAGGAGTATTTGGGTCTGATTAAGGGTATCAGTTCGATTTACAATCCGGATTATATTGATTTCGAATATTTCACACATATGGAAGCTTTTCAGGAAATGCTGGACTACCCTAATTTAGTCTTGTCCTATCATAATTTTCATGAAACTCCGGAAAATATCATGGAAGCTTTTTCTGAACTAACAGCTCTGGCGCCTAGAGTTGTCAAAATAGCGGTAATGCCTAAAAGCGAGCAAGATGTTTTAGATTTGATGAATTATACCAGAGGCTTCAAAACGCTTAATCCTGAGCAGCTCTATGCCACCATGTCCATGGGAAAATTGGGGCGTATTTCACGAATGTGCGGTGACTTGGTCGGTTCCAGCTGGAGTTTTGCCAGCCTTGAGCAAGTCAGCGCTCCCGGACAGATTGCGCTTCCCGATATGAGAAAAATTAAGGAGATTCTTGATGCAGATTGA
- a CDS encoding shikimate dehydrogenase, producing MQIDGHTRLAAVVASPIKHSISPFIHNYAFAQLGINGVYVAWDTRPEDLEETVKNIRRYNMWGINLSMPYKRVVTPYLDELDVSASLFGMVNTVVNRDGKLIGYNTDGYGFFASLPSDFTIKGTTLTVLGGSGAATAISAYAARHGVAKINMFNKEKYLEVTRQRQGKVTEVTGVPVAVFDLADQALIQQKINEADLVVNANGVGMDGITMVVLPETRFKQGQLVADVIYNPFETPFIKLAKSQGIETINGLGMLLHQAAETFRLWTGQEMPVIEIWDELLKKYAIK from the coding sequence ATGCAGATTGACGGTCATACTAGGCTGGCAGCTGTAGTTGCCAGTCCGATAAAGCATTCAATCTCTCCTTTTATCCATAATTACGCCTTTGCCCAATTAGGCATTAACGGTGTTTATGTCGCTTGGGATACACGGCCGGAGGATTTGGAGGAGACCGTAAAAAATATTCGGCGCTATAATATGTGGGGGATTAATTTGTCCATGCCTTATAAAAGAGTGGTGACGCCTTATCTTGATGAGCTGGATGTCAGTGCTTCTTTATTTGGAATGGTCAATACGGTTGTCAACCGCGATGGTAAACTAATCGGCTACAATACAGACGGCTACGGTTTTTTTGCCTCTCTCCCCAGTGATTTTACTATTAAGGGGACAACACTGACGGTTTTGGGAGGAAGCGGTGCTGCTACAGCTATCTCTGCTTATGCGGCCAGACACGGTGTCGCTAAAATTAATATGTTTAACAAGGAGAAGTACCTCGAAGTCACACGGCAGCGTCAGGGCAAGGTGACTGAGGTAACAGGTGTTCCTGTGGCCGTTTTTGATTTAGCTGATCAGGCCCTTATTCAGCAGAAAATCAATGAGGCTGATTTAGTGGTCAATGCCAATGGTGTTGGCATGGATGGTATTACCATGGTCGTGCTTCCTGAAACGCGTTTCAAACAGGGGCAGCTGGTCGCAGATGTAATCTACAATCCTTTTGAAACTCCTTTTATCAAACTGGCTAAATCGCAAGGCATAGAGACCATCAATGGTTTGGGAATGCTTCTGCATCAGGCTGCTGAGACTTTCAGACTGTGGACAGGGCAGGAAATGCCGGTAATCGAAATTTGGGATGAGCTTTTGAAAAAGTATGCTATCAAGTAA
- the aroB gene encoding 3-dehydroquinate synthase, which yields MNLRVNLSSNPYDIIIDRHSLAKAGEWVSSIWQPQKIAVITDNHVGSLYAEKVKLSLEDAGFDVVVFDFLEGEASKSLTTVNKAYEFLVEQSLTRSDGIVALGGGVVGDLAGFVASTYMRGLHFLQIPTSLTAQVDSSIGGKTGVNTVFAKNMVGTFAQPDGVLIDPETLKTLGRRELIEGMGEVIKYALIADPELWQELLSMDGSVQSILDHADSIIYHSCNVKRNVVVEDEFDNGKRLYLNFGHTIGHAVEATAGYGQVMHGEAVAIGMVQMARAAEKKRLMPAGIADDIAAMCQKFGLPTVYQPWDINKLYDALRHDKKARGSSIKTVIVPELGRAAINQIPLEEMKDYLER from the coding sequence ATGAATTTACGGGTTAATCTATCGAGCAATCCTTATGACATTATTATTGACAGACACTCTTTAGCAAAGGCAGGAGAATGGGTCAGCAGCATTTGGCAGCCGCAGAAAATTGCGGTAATTACTGATAACCATGTTGGCAGTCTGTATGCCGAGAAAGTTAAACTCAGCCTTGAGGATGCAGGGTTTGATGTGGTTGTTTTTGATTTTTTGGAAGGTGAAGCCAGTAAAAGTCTGACAACTGTCAATAAAGCTTATGAGTTTCTGGTGGAACAATCCTTAACGCGGAGCGACGGGATTGTGGCTCTCGGCGGTGGGGTTGTCGGAGATTTGGCTGGATTTGTAGCCTCTACTTATATGCGAGGGCTGCATTTTTTACAAATTCCTACCAGTCTGACTGCTCAAGTGGATTCTTCTATAGGCGGCAAAACAGGAGTTAATACAGTATTTGCTAAAAATATGGTAGGAACATTCGCTCAGCCTGACGGTGTCCTGATTGATCCAGAAACGCTTAAGACGTTGGGAAGAAGAGAGCTGATTGAAGGTATGGGTGAGGTGATTAAATATGCACTGATTGCTGATCCTGAACTTTGGCAGGAGCTCCTTTCTATGGATGGTTCAGTTCAGTCTATCTTAGATCATGCAGACTCCATTATTTATCATTCCTGCAATGTTAAACGTAACGTCGTAGTTGAAGATGAATTTGACAATGGTAAGCGGCTCTATTTAAATTTCGGCCATACTATCGGTCATGCTGTTGAGGCGACTGCAGGCTACGGTCAAGTAATGCACGGGGAAGCAGTGGCAATCGGGATGGTTCAGATGGCTCGGGCAGCTGAGAAAAAAAGACTGATGCCGGCTGGAATCGCAGACGACATTGCTGCTATGTGCCAAAAATTCGGCTTACCAACAGTTTATCAGCCATGGGATATAAATAAATTATATGATGCTTTAAGGCATGATAAGAAGGCTCGCGGCAGTTCTATTAAGACGGTCATTGTTCCGGAACTGGGGCGGGCAGCTATCAATCAAATCCCCCTTGAAGAAATGAAAGACTATTTGGAGAGATAG
- the aroC gene encoding chorismate synthase, translating into MRYLTAGESHGPRLTAIIEGVPAGLSLTAEDINIDLKRRQGGYGRGGRMKIESDRVVFTSGVRHGKTTGAPITMDVINKDHQKWLEIMSAEDIDNRLKTKRKITHPRPGHADLVGGMKYRFEDLRNSLERSSARETTMRVAVGAVAKRILTELDIEIANHVVVFGGKTIAVPDGLTVSEIKTLAGQSELSVVNQEREQEIKDYIDRIKKEGDTIGGVVETIVGGVPAGLGSYVQWDRKLDGKLAQAVVSINAFKGVEFGVGFQAGYRRGSEVMDEILWNEEDGYTRRTNNLGGFEGGMTNGQPIVVRGVMKPIPTLYKPLMSVDIETHEPYKATVERSDPTALPAAGVVMEAVVATVIANELLDKFSSDNMEELKEAVAGHREFVKHF; encoded by the coding sequence ATGAGATATTTAACAGCGGGTGAGTCACATGGTCCGCGTCTGACAGCTATCATTGAAGGTGTGCCTGCGGGTCTTTCCCTGACGGCAGAAGATATTAATATTGACCTCAAACGGCGCCAAGGCGGCTACGGCCGGGGCGGCCGTATGAAAATCGAATCGGATCGGGTTGTTTTTACCTCTGGTGTCCGCCATGGTAAAACAACAGGTGCGCCGATTACTATGGATGTTATCAATAAAGACCATCAAAAATGGCTGGAAATTATGTCAGCAGAGGATATTGACAATCGGCTCAAAACTAAGCGCAAAATTACCCATCCGCGTCCCGGCCACGCTGATCTGGTGGGCGGTATGAAATACCGTTTTGAGGATTTACGCAATTCGCTGGAGCGTTCTTCAGCGCGTGAAACGACCATGCGTGTGGCAGTAGGAGCTGTCGCCAAGCGCATTCTGACTGAACTCGATATTGAAATTGCTAATCATGTAGTCGTCTTTGGCGGTAAAACAATTGCTGTTCCGGACGGCTTAACTGTTTCGGAAATCAAAACCTTAGCCGGACAGTCTGAGCTTTCTGTAGTCAATCAGGAACGTGAGCAGGAAATTAAGGATTATATCGACCGAATCAAAAAAGAGGGCGATACAATTGGCGGCGTTGTTGAAACAATTGTCGGCGGCGTGCCAGCTGGTCTGGGGTCTTATGTCCAATGGGACAGAAAATTAGACGGCAAGCTTGCTCAGGCAGTTGTTTCTATTAATGCTTTTAAGGGGGTTGAATTTGGCGTCGGCTTTCAGGCTGGCTATAGAAGAGGCTCTGAAGTGATGGATGAAATTCTGTGGAATGAAGAAGACGGCTATACTCGCCGTACCAACAATCTCGGCGGCTTTGAAGGCGGTATGACCAATGGACAGCCAATTGTCGTGCGAGGAGTGATGAAGCCTATTCCGACACTTTATAAACCGCTGATGTCAGTTGATATTGAAACCCATGAGCCTTATAAGGCTACGGTAGAACGTTCTGACCCTACGGCTCTGCCGGCTGCCGGTGTTGTTATGGAAGCTGTTGTGGCGACAGTTATTGCTAATGAACTTTTGGACAAATTTTCTTCAGATAATATGGAAGAATTAAAAGAAGCTGTCGCCGGCCACCGGGAGTTTGTTAAACATTTTTAG